The DNA sequence CGCGCCCTCCATCATGGCCTCCTCACCCGCCCGGTGGGTGATGTTCTCCTCCTCATGCCGCCCTACTGCACCACCGATGCCGAACTGGAGCAAATGGTCCACGCCCTGATCCTCAGCATCCGCGAGACAATCCAGGGCCCATGTGCTTGACTCTTCCATGGCCCTGAACGGATTTTTCATCACCGGCACCGACACCGGTGTGGGCAAGACCTGGTTCACCGCGGGCCTGACGCGGGCCCTGCGCATGCGCGGGCTTCCCGCACTTGGCCTGAAGCCCATCCTCTGTGGCGAGCGCACCGACGCCGAAATGCTGGCCGCAGCCAACAACGAAACACTCACCCTGAACGAAATCAACCCGGTGTGGTGGAAACCTCCGGTCGCCCCCTACACCGCCGCGGTCATCGAGGACCGCCCCTTCGACTTCGCTCCCATCCGCGAAACCCTGGCCAGACTGGCCGCCACCCATCCGGGCCCCTTCCTCATCGAGGCGGTGGGTGGATGGTTGGTGCCCATCACCCGTGAGATTTCCGTGCGGGAATGGGCCCAAGAACTTGGCCTGCCCGTCCTGGTCGTCTGCCGCGCCGCTTTGGGCACGCTCAACCACACCCGGCTCACGGTGGAAAGCATCCGGTCCTCCGGCCTCCCCCTTACAGGACTGGTCATGAACGCACATGGAACCGCGGAGGACGATCTGGCCGCACAGACCAACCCTGCCATCCTCGAGGATCTGACCAACCTCCCGGTCTGGAGTGTGCACGATGAATCCGACCTGGCCGCCCCCCCTCCTTGGATCTTTCCCCGATCCCCATCCTGATCCCGATTCTCATCCTATCCAGGGATCAAGGACAGTTGGCTGACAGCCAAAGGCGGATTTCCGTCCCCCTTGCTATTTCCCCCATGGAGGCGCAGGGTGGAAACCTGTCCGGATGAATTCTTCTCCGGGACCAGCCACCCCCACCCAAGGCCATCTCATGGGCGACCGATCCCCCAAAGCCAACCAGAAACAAAAATCCCAGCAGGCCGCCAAGTCGGCCGGCGTCAGCGCACAAAAACAAAAAGCCATCCTGGCCAAACAGGTAGTGGCGAAAAAGTAAGGAGTCTTATGGGAAAAGGAAACAACAGCCGGAAAAAAGAAGTCAAAAAACCAAAAAAAGACAAACCGAAGAAGTGAACCTAACTTCTCTCTCGCTTTCTTTTCAATATTCCACGATTCGGTAGAATACCTTCGGCCGGTTGTTGAGCGGTTCGGTGAACCCGTTCACGGCTCCGTTGCCATCAATCGTATCAAGGGTGGTCCAGCTTCCCGGCAGCAGCGTGGTGGAACTCTGGACATCATAGCTCAGGTTCGCCCGGCTGGTGAAACTCAGGGTCACGTTGCCCCCCTGCAGGCTCAACAAAAGCGGCGGTGGGTCGATGGTGGTGAATCGCACCGTGAAGGGCAGGCTGGCCGTGTGGTTCCCCAGATCGTCGACGGCCTGGAATGTCACGTCGTAGATACCGGCTTTTCCACTGGTAAACAGCCGGCTGTGGACGTGGCCGTAACCCTCTTCATCCTCACTGACAACAATCGAGGGTTGGTCTCCGGGAGTGTTGGTGTTGGTCCAACCGCTGGCGCGCGTCCAAGTGGCAACGGGAGATCCGGCTTCCCAGAACGAAAAAGTCCCGCCCGCGGGTCCAGTGACAGCCAGCAAAACGACGCGGACAAAGGCATTGCCGGGGGGAGTGTCAATGTTGTCAAAGGCACTGAAAGTGAGTTCTGTCGTATGATGGCCGCCCGGAAAGACGGGATAATTGACCGGGCTGGGCGACTCTCCCGTCGGAAAGTAGGTGGCATTCTGGCTGAAACTTCCGAAGGCACGCAACCGGCCGGGATTCGCCGGATCAAAACCCACTTCAATGTGATCATGGGCATCGAGGGCGAATGCGAATGCGGCGAAGAATAGCGGGAACAAATAGGTTTTTTTCATGGCTTGATCAGGGGGTTGTCGGAGGTGGGGTTGGCATTGAGGCGTGTTTTGATCTGGTCGGGTGTGAGGGCCTCGACGTGGCCGTCAACAAACAGATAGTGGGCGTTCTTTCCATGGCGGTCGACGGCAACGGACCTTTGGAAAAGGCTGTAAGTCACCCGGGTACGAACTTCGGAAAAATGGAAGTGTTCCGCCGTGTAGTTGTCGGCTGATTCGGCCAGCAAAAAAGTGGCAGACGGGGTTCGGCAGCGGCTGGCCGGGATGCCCTCGCCCGCCGTATCGGTCAAACAGTCATTCCAACCGTAAGTGGCTACGGCGGGCGATTCGGAGTTGCAGGGGCAGCGGGGGGAAAAGTCACTGCCAAGGTAGTCTTTCAGTGTGACTGTCCAGGAGAGGGAACTGCCGTCGGAAGCCCGTCGATGACTGGTATTCGGCAGGCGGTTGTCGTGGTCGGCACCATACATCTGCACGGCCGTGCCCACCTGCCTCATGGTGTTGAGGCAGGTGACAGCCCGGGCTTTTTCCATGCCTCCCCTAACCGTCCCCAAGCCCCAGGAGATCAGGATTGCCAGAACGCCGAGTACGACCAGCAGTTCCACCAGGGTGAAACCGCGGCAGGCGTCGAGATGGGAACGGTTCGGGTGCATGGGATTCCAATATCCAATCAGCGACGCACCCGGGATCGGCGCCAGAACGCCATGGCAACCAATCCCCCGGTCAAGAGCAGTCCGGTTGACGGCTCGGGGACGGAAGAAACGGTCAGGGTGATGCCATAGGTTCGGTACGTGGAGCCTCCGGCCAGGACATCGGCCGAGTTTTGGGCGGTGTAGTTGCCCCCGCCGACAAAGAGGTAGTAATCGCCAGGTGCCAGATCGGTGAAAGTAGCCGCCACGGTGCCGTCGGCAACGCCGTCCCCGTTGATCCCGGAAGCACCGCCGTAGTTGACCGAAGTACCATCAGCGGCATGGCCTATCACTGTGTTGAAGTCCATTTCCGTGCCCGCAACGTTGTCCTGGAAGATCTTCCAGGGATCAAGCGCACGGAAGGCCCCTTCTTTGCCGGAACCGCCGATACCCGCCCCATCGAAAACTCCATTGCCGTTGTTGTCGGTGAAACTGTCGCCGAACTCCCAAACACCATCACCCTCAAGGTCGGTGAACTGTTCGCCCAGATCCCAACTCAGACTGCCGTTGGTGTCCACGAACGGATCGCCGGCTTCGTAGCCGCCATTGCCGTTGGTGTTGACGAACGATTCCCCCACGGCACCCGTGCCAAACTGTCCGGTGAGGTAGGACACCGTGGCCGCAGCGGTGTCATGGGTGGAGGCCACAAACGCCGGGGTCTGGAAAAGGGTGAAGGCGGGGAGGA is a window from the Candidatus Methylacidiphilales bacterium genome containing:
- a CDS encoding PEP-CTERM sorting domain-containing protein, with translation MNAKHLLLVAASLAGSLTPVSAHVSVSGDRTLNNGSPIDNTTQVNGNRTVSSSFGWADATDGNWGDSHRLTAFKFTLATTQTVAIEVARRAAGTGPANTLLPAFTLFQTPAFVASTHDTAAATVSYLTGQFGTGAVGESFVNTNGNGGYEAGDPFVDTNGSLSWDLGEQFTDLEGDGVWEFGDSFTDNNGNGVFDGAGIGGSGKEGAFRALDPWKIFQDNVAGTEMDFNTVIGHAADGTSVNYGGASGINGDGVADGTVAATFTDLAPGDYYLFVGGGNYTAQNSADVLAGGSTYRTYGITLTVSSVPEPSTGLLLTGGLVAMAFWRRSRVRR
- the bioD gene encoding dethiobiotin synthase, producing MALNGFFITGTDTGVGKTWFTAGLTRALRMRGLPALGLKPILCGERTDAEMLAAANNETLTLNEINPVWWKPPVAPYTAAVIEDRPFDFAPIRETLARLAATHPGPFLIEAVGGWLVPITREISVREWAQELGLPVLVVCRAALGTLNHTRLTVESIRSSGLPLTGLVMNAHGTAEDDLAAQTNPAILEDLTNLPVWSVHDESDLAAPPPWIFPRSPS
- a CDS encoding DUF1559 domain-containing protein, with the protein product MHPNRSHLDACRGFTLVELLVVLGVLAILISWGLGTVRGGMEKARAVTCLNTMRQVGTAVQMYGADHDNRLPNTSHRRASDGSSLSWTVTLKDYLGSDFSPRCPCNSESPAVATYGWNDCLTDTAGEGIPASRCRTPSATFLLAESADNYTAEHFHFSEVRTRVTYSLFQRSVAVDRHGKNAHYLFVDGHVEALTPDQIKTRLNANPTSDNPLIKP